The proteins below come from a single Torulaspora delbrueckii CBS 1146 chromosome 5, complete genome genomic window:
- the TRA1 gene encoding histone acetyltransferase TRA1 (similar to Saccharomyces cerevisiae TRA1 (YHR099W); ancestral locus Anc_5.402), with amino-acid sequence MSYSDQIDQLASKFNDESASLQTRHAATSELCDLLEFMNTPENYQSFLKVVAPALVQQLKVVPPSFNLASPEHKLRNSILNVLNRCPMNSTLEPYVESMLEVLLDSLPKENEENGVLCMKALTSLFKSFKALLQNKVEEFIQIIIQIYKNTPESVRQTFDENSDAISSEDEMRDDQSLNGDMNSNEINEDGDVKTEDPGTVKDSRSTMYSFKILSECPITMVTLYSSYKQLTGTSLPQFTPLVMDLLNMQVSQQQRAREEAEARGERFTSVSPEIKKRGAYCEFILAQIKATSFLAYVFIRGYASDFLQNCVGFIPDLIIRLLQDCPSELSSARKELLHATRHILSTNYKRLFLPKLDYLFDEKVLIGVGFTTHETLRPLAYSTVADFIHNVRAELQLDDIEKTIRMYTGYLLDQSLALTVQIMSAKLLLNLVERILKLGKENPQEAPRAKKLLMIIIDAYTNRFKTLNGQYNSIMRHHNQYEKDKNSKTKRIQQAAITSNEDTDNFMKEVLHFEPDVPNIEDPNSVQDSEGDIKLNGQDTKSDEVELELPDLKNHAPLLLTPVGTSDPVRDAFYLYRTLMSFLKTIIHDLKVFNPPPAEYTITNPKLWVSVSRVFSYEEVVVFKDLFHECIVGLRFFSSNAGKPLPSVKKHFDITMPSLPVSATKDGRELMDYLAFMFMQMDSSTFNEIIESEMEFMYESMLQDSALLHIAQSFLTSEITSPNFAGILLRFLQSKLKDLGNVDFNKSNILIRLFKLSFMSVNLFPNLNEIVLLPHLNDLILSSLDYSTTAEEPLVYFYLIRTLFRSIGGGRFENLYRSIKPILQVLLQSLNGMILTARLPHERELYVELCITVPVRLSVLAPFLPYLMKPLVYALQGYPDLVSQGLRTLELCIDNLTAEYFDPIVEPVVEDVTKSLFKLLKPQPFNHTISHTAVRILGKLGGRNRRFLKSASDLKTKDELDLEINAMFRINGIIEEVPLSVTPGIEAALNIITDYRLELNYKQSAYKYLKSVLLLFIKSSTHFPENYELLVEAAVKACSLEKLEAEPDYSPEAMRNSSEFSIQEELLVKLLESIFFATSIPEIKDEAMELINQVTDHFCLLHVNNTLLHKRNYSSMFNIDLKQPDVMINNNVLMRAISSSLSSYIADVREAAVSTIIRIYDKSKLIYGEDLLYSQTLVVDSLKTFIHHCYEEAFYDKRAGVLGMSTLIETVGISTQLLKKLQFELVDGLLFVLKDTPVQAPAIISENAEKLMLCIIKKTCADVKEEDLNSKTLQNTLTDIVCELSNANEAVRKACQRCLAAVSETTSISVVKLMNRSKNLLLSPIFAKPLRALPFSMQIGNVDAITYCLGLPDTFLTFNEELFRLLQEAIVLADAEDDSLSTIQRATEYRTSEQLVQLRVACIKLLAFALKNEEFAAAQQGNIRFRILAVFFKTMLKNSPEIINTTYQALKDVLAENSRLPKELLQNGLKPMLMNLSDHQKLTVHGLEALSKLLELLIAYFKVEIGRKLLDHMNAWCRVEVLDTLFGHDIIEQTPTKIVVQIINIFHLLPPQADMFLNDLLLKVMLLERKLRLQLDSPFRVPLAKYLNRFRGPTMKYFKKNMALRQLILFMCSIIQKPEAKELAEDFENELESFYEFYVSSIPANQVRVVSFFTNMVDLFSTIANVRGKDWIKDKREMIFKLKDMLTLTLKTIKENKFYIDYLQLNQAIRNYQELYLSFIKFYPDEKNLLLDFFEFATVNDITLCHSFHSYIFDNIISTSDKKHQSEYLCASIEFALSDRLLEAQVFVLKNIVNATFIYEAVRFNSLTGSTDGNQKPEWLELLHEKVWTRSNEVILNNVAGQYDVYRFELLQLSAIFIKWAPDLISDFKKDVIKFNWHFIKLEDILVKQAAYMTIASFISRFEFPIRVVTQVFVAILRCSQAEARFLARQSLDILAPVIHKRMDEAGTPNTWVNWVKRVLFENNSAQNNTLYQFLINHPDLFFDSRDLFMSHIIVHMSKVTFMSNSTPENHTLAIDLASLVLYWEDKALEIKSVKKESGEDADVDMGTENEVETNVDEKQPAKSNLVIEYSVPMNLRETCVAFLIRYICSSNHRASESELGLRALKILSSFLSERHWPNVNVKLFYFEKFLMYQDLGSENILYYCMNALDVLYVFFKNKSAKWIMENLTTIQNLLDKCLRVDHHDIQEALQKVLAVILKSIKEEEVIAEVEEETPGKMFIKTLTTTIEQDLQGTSSVAAGIMLVWTLFMVFPQTVDPLLGSIMRTFSKLCKDHLSTSQPKDATGVEEARITTGLLEKLLCLLSLKVSVLGDSRRPFLSTVALLIDRSMDQNFLRKIVTISRNWVFNNEIFPTVKEKAAILTKMLAFEVRGEPSLSKLFYEIILDLFDQEHFNNTEITVRMEQPFLVGTRVKDQTIRRKFMTILDNSLDRDVKERLYYVLRDQNWEFIADYPWLNQALQLLYGSFVKDYTLTLIDVYSLSTPATLKEFLPKNILVPTESENSGLSSFIKSHIASFENLCDVKAADIFEPLIELFYEDSEVIHKTWVSVFPQAYRCIPRNEKYGFVRSLITLLSKQYHSRQITSKNNVVSMLLDSISRVDSLELPPHLVKYLAISYNSWYQCIKILEAIPINTSIDNTKIIEANEDALLELYVNLQEEDMFHGLWRRRAKYTETNVALSYEQAGLWDKAQQLYEVAQIKARSGALPYSESEYALWEDNWILCAEKLQNWDILTELAKHEGFTDLLLECGWRVADWSADREALEQSVKSVMDVPTPRRQMFETFLALQNFADTRKGDQEVRRFCDEGIQLSLHKWASLPERYTPAHKWLLHGFQQYIEFLEATQVYANLHSTTVQNLDVKAQEVKRVLQAWRDRLPNIWDDVNMWNDLVTWRQHAFQVINSAYLPLIPALQQSSSNSNVNTHAYRGYHEIAWVINRFAHVARKHNMPDVCISQLARIYTLPNIEIQEAFLKLREQAKCHYQNMNELTTGLDVISNTNLVYFGTVQKAEFFTLKGMFLSKLRAHDEANQAFATAVQIDLNLAKAWAQWGFFNDRRLSEEPNNISFASNAISCYLQAAGLYKNAKTRKLLCRILWLISMDDSSGSLTNAFESFRGEIPVWYWITFIPQLLTSLSHKEANMVRQILIRIAKSYPQALHFQLRTTKEDFAVIQRQTMAVMGERNENQSQNGSQNNGPRQPWEHLQELNNILKTAYPLLALSLESLVAQINERFKTSTDEDLFRLINVLLIDGTFNYNRLPFPRGKPKLPANTETNLIRFSETLLAPHIRPKFNADFIDSKPDFETYIKRLRYWRKRLENKLDRAPKVENLEKLCPHLSNFHHQKFEEIEIPGQYLLNKDSNMHFVKIARFLPRLDFVRGTHSSYRRLIIRGSDGGLHYFAVQYPSVRHSRREERMSQLFRLFNRSLSKNVQTRSRDVEFTLPIAVPLSPQVRLMNDNPAYKTLHQIYDQYCAKKNMDPDTIQDFVTEQLNIAHDKALPTPDLTVVKVEIFSSIQSMFLPTTVLTDYFMALFSQFEDFWLFRKQFASHYGAFVFMTYMMMINNRTPHKIHVDERSGNVFTLEMLPSRYPYERVKPLMKTQDLNLPLDAPIFHNNEPVPFRLTPNIQKLIGDSALEGIFAVDMFAISRALMEPDNELNTYLTLFIRDEVISWFSNLHRPIAENPQLREMIQTNVDLIIRKVAQLGHLSSNPAVTTQFILDCISSAVNPRNLAKTDLNYLPWF; translated from the coding sequence ATGTCGTACTCCGATCAGATAGATCAACTGGCATCGAAATTTAATGATGAGTCTGCTTCCCTTCAAACTAGACATGCTGCTACTTCTGAGCTATGTGATTTATTGGAATTTATGAATACTCCTGAGAATTACCAGAGTTTTCTGAAAGTAGTGGCACCGGCTTTAGTTCAGCAGTTGAAAGTGGTTCcaccttctttcaacttAGCTTCTCCAGAACACAAGCTGAGAAACTCAATTTTGAACGTATTGAATAGATGTCCGATGAATTCAACTTTAGAACCTTACGTGGAAAGTATGCTTGAAGTTTTATTGGACAGTTTACcgaaagaaaatgaagagaaTGGTGTGCTATGCATGAAAGCACTCACATCTCTGTTTAAATCGTTCAAGGCCCTATTACAGAATAAAGTCGAAGAGTTTATTCAGATAATTATTCAAATATACAAGAATACTCCAGAATCCGTGAGGCAAACGTTTGATGAGAACTCCGATGCAATTTCTTCCGAGGATGAAATGAGAGATGATCAATCACTGAATGGTGATATGAATAGCAACGAAATCAACGAGGATGGTGACGTGAAGACTGAAGATCCCGGAACGGTTAAGGACTCCAGGTCGACGAtgtattctttcaagatcctGTCGGAATGTCCTATCACTATGGTTACACTTTATTCTTCGTATAAGCAACTGACGGGCACTTCACTTCCGCAGTTTACTCCGCTTGTGATGGACTTGCTAAATATGCAGGTCTCACAGCAGCAGAGGGCGCGTGAAGAAGCAGAGGCTAGAGGTGAGAGATTCACGTCGGTGTCGccagagatcaagaagcGTGGCGCGTACTGTGAGTTCATCTTAGCACAGATAAAGGCAACTTCGTTCCTAGCGTACGTGTTTATCAGAGGTTACGCTTCCGATTTTTTACAAAATTGTGTTGGTTTCATACCAGACCTAATAATACGACTGTTGCAAGACTGTCCTTCGGAACTGTCATCCGCGAGGAAAGAACTATTGCATGCAACAAGGCATATTCTGTCTACCAACTATAAGAGGCTTTTTCTACCCAAGTTAGATTATTTGTTCGATGAAAAAGTGCTGATTGGAGTTGGTTTTACTACCCATGAGACCTTGCGCCCTTTAGCTTATAGTACAGTTGCTGATTTCATTCATAACGTCAGGGCAGAGCTGCAATTGGATGATATAGAAAAGACAATACGAATGTACACGGGCTACCTACTGGATCAATCTTTGGCACTTACAGTTCAAATAATGAGCGCAAAATTACTACTTAACTTGGTGGAGCGAATTCTGAAATTAGGCAAGGAAAATCCACAAGAGGCTCCAAGAGCTAAGAAACTTCTGATGATCATCATAGATGCCTATACTAATAGATTTAAGACATTAAATGGACAATATAATTCCATTATGAGACATCATAATCAATATGAAAAGGATAAAAATTCCAAGACAAAGAGAATCCAACAGGCTGCGATAACGAGTAACGAAGACACAGATAATTTTATGAAAGAAGTGTTACATTTCGAACCTGATGTACCGAATATTGAGGACCCAAATTCAGTTCAAGATTCCGAAGGTGATATTAAATTGAATGGCCAGGACACGAAGTCGGATGAAGTTGAACTTGAGTTACCTGATTTAAAAAACCACGCTCCATTACTCTTGACCCCAGTTGGAACTAGTGACCCCGTCAGGGACGCTTTTTACCTCTATCGCACCCTGATGTCGTTTTTGAAGACTATTATTCACGACCTGAAAGTCTTCAACCCACCACCAGCTGAATACACGATAACAAATCCTAAACTTTGGGTTTCTGTTTCGAGAGTGTTTTCCTATGAGGAAGTCGTGGTATTCAAGGATCTTTTCCATGAGTGTATAGTGGGTTTGAGGTTTTTCTCTAGTAATGCAGGTAAGCCTCTTCCTTCAGTCAAGAAACATTTTGATATAACAATGCCCAGCTTACCAGTTTCGGCCACAAAGGACGGAAGAGAATTAATGGACTACTTGGCATTCATGTTTATGCAGATGGATTCCTCGACATTCAATGAAATTATAGAGTCTGAGATGGAGTTCATGTACGAAAGTATGCTCCAAGATTCCGCACTGCTGCACATTGCACAGTCTTTCTTAACAAGCGAGATAACATCACCCAATTTTGCTGGTATACTGCTGCGGTTCCTGCAATCAAAATTAAAAGACCTTGGCAATGTGGATTTCAATAAATCAAACATTTTAATCAGacttttcaaactctcGTTTATGTCCGTCAATCTCTTCCCAAACCTTAACGAAATTGTATTACTTCCCCATCTAAATGATTTGATTTTGAGTTCCCTAGACTATTCGACAACGGCTGAAGAACCGCTGGTATATTTTTACCTAATAAGAACCCTTTTTAGGAGCATAGGTGGAGGCAGGTTTGAGAATCTTTACCGCTCGATAAAACCTATCCTACAAGTACTGCTGCAATCTCTGAATGGCATGATCTTAACCGCTCGTTTACCTCATGAACGTGAACTTTATGTGGAGCTTTGCATCACAGTGCCGGTACGCTTAAGCGTTCTTGCCCCCTTCCTCCCATACTTAATGAAACCTCTGGTTTACGCTTTGCAAGGGTATCCTGATTTGGTGTCACAAGGTTTACGAACACTCGAGTTATGTATTGATAATCTGACAGCTGAGTACTTTGACCCAATCGTTGAACCAGTGGTGGAAGATGTTACAAAATCGTTGTTCAAGCTACTTAAACCTCAACCTTTCAATCATACGATCAGTCATACAGCTGTCAGGATATTGGGAAAACTTGGGGGGCGTAATCGCCGCTTCCTCAAGTCAGCTTCTGACTTGAAAACAAAGGATGAGCTAGACCTTGAAATTAACGCAATGTTCAGGATTAATGGTAtaattgaagaagttccACTGTCCGTAACACCAGGTATCGAAGCGGCTCTCAACATCATCACAGATTATCGACTAGAGCTCAATTACAAGCAAAGCGCCtacaaatatttgaagTCAGTCCTCCTTCTCTTTATAAAATCATCCACGCATTTTCCTGAAAACTATGAACTATTAGTCGAGGCCGCTGTCAAAGCCTGCTCCCTTGAGAAGCTCGAGGCTGAGCCTGATTATTCTCCTGAGGCGATGAGAAATAGCAGCGAATTTTCAATACAGGAGGAATTACTTGTCAAGCTACTCGAAtccatcttctttgccacTTCGATACCGGAAATTAAGGACGAAGCAATGGAACTGATAAACCAAGTCACTGATCATTTCTGCCTGCTCCATGTAAATAACACGCTTTTACACAAGAGGAACTACAGCAGCATGTTCAACATAGACCTGAAACAGCCCGATGTCATGATAAACAACAACGTTCTGATGCGAGCtatctcatcttccttgTCAAGCTACATTGCTGATGTCAGAGAAGCTGCTGTCAGCACCATCATTCGAATCTACGACAAAAGCAAATTGATTTATGGAGAAGATTTGCTATATTCTCAGACACTGGTTGTAGATTCACTGAAAACTTTCATTCATCATTGTTACGAAGAAGCATTTTACGATAAACGGGCGGGTGTTCTAGGTATGAGCACCTTGATAGAAACAGTTGGAATTTCAACCCAGCTCCTGAAGAAGCTACAATTTGAATTAGTTGATGGATTGTTatttgtcttgaaagacACTCCAGTACAAGCTCCCGCCATCATTTCCGAGAATGCTGAGAAATTGATGCTGTGCATCATCAAGAAAACGTGTGCCGATGTGAAGGAAGAGGACTTGAACTCAAAGACGTTACAAAACACCCTGACTGATATCGTTTGCGAATTGAGCAACGCCAATGAAGCGGTCAGAAAAGCTTGCCAAAGGTGTCTTGCCGCAGTATCAGAGACCACCAGCATCTCGGTCgtcaaattgatgaatcGTTCCAAGAACCTTTTGTTGTCGCCCATTTTTGCTAAGCCTTTGAGGGCATTGCCCTTTTCCATGCAAATTGGTAATGTGGATGCTATAACATACTGTCTAGGCCTGCCAGATACATTTTTGactttcaatgaagagcTCTTCCGCTTACTCCAGGAGGCGATTGTACTTGCAGACGCAGAAGATGATTCACTTTCTACAATACAGAGAGCTACTGAATACCGCACCTCAGAACAGCTAGTCCAACTTAGGGTTGCATGCATCAAACTGCTCGCTTTCGCGCTTAaaaatgaagagtttgcaGCTGCTCAGCAGGGAAATATTAGGTTCCGCATTCTCGCAGTCTTCTTTAAGACAatgctgaaaaattctccGGAGATTATCAATACAACGTATCAGGCATTGAAGGATGTTCTGGCCGAGAATTCGAGACTTCCAAAGGAATTATTACAAAATGGTTTGAAGCCTATGCTGATGAACTTGTCAGATCATCAGAAACTGACCGTTCATGGACTGGAGGCcctttcaaagcttctggAGCTTCTTATCGCTTACTTCAAGGTAGAAATAGGGAGAAAATTGCTTGACCACATGAATGCTTGGTGTAGAGTAGAGGTTTTGGACACCTTGTTCGGACATGACATTATCGAACAAACGCCTACAAAAATCGTCgttcaaattatcaatATATTTCATTTGCTGCCGCCTCAAGCCGACATGTTTCTCAATGATCTTCTACTCAAGGTCATGCTCTTGGAACGTAAGTTGAGACTTCAGCTAGATTCCCCCTTCCGCGTGCCACTGGCGAAATATCTCAATAGATTCCGTGGCCCAACGATGAAGtacttcaagaaaaatatGGCTTTGAGGCAATTGATCCTTTTCATGTGCAGTATTATTCAGAAGCCTGAGGCCAAAGAGTTGGCcgaagactttgaaaatgaATTAGAAAGCTTTTATGAGTTTTACGTGAGCAGCATTCCAGCCAATCAAGTGCGAGTGGTAAGTTTCTTCACTAATATGGTAGATCTgttttcaacaattgcGAACGTGAGAGGTAAAGATTGGATTAAGGACAAGAGAGAAATGattttcaagttgaagGATATGCTAACCTTGACGTTAAAAACCatcaaagagaacaaaTTTTACATTGATTATTTGCAACTCAACCAGGCGATAAGAAACTACCAAGAGCTTTACCTAAGCTTTATCAAGTTTTACCCAGACGAAAAGAATTTATTACTGGATTTCTTTGAGTTTGCGACAGTCAATGACATTACTTTATGTCACTCTTTCCATTCTTACATTTTTGATAATATCATTAGCACATCTGACAAGAAGCACCAAAGCGAGTATTTATGCGCTAGTATCGAGTTTGCCCTCAGTGACAGGTTATTAGAGGCGCAGGTTTTCGTTCTCAAAAACATTGTCAACGCAACCTTCATATATGAGGCGGTTCGcttcaattcattgacAGGTAGTACTGACGGGAACCAGAAACCGGAGTGGCTAGAGCTTCTTCACGAAAAGGTTTGGACTAGATCGAATGAAGTAATACTGAATAATGTTGCAGGCCAGTACGACGTCTACAGGTTTGAGTTGCTACAACTATCCGCAATATTTATCAAATGGGCTCCTGACCTTATTtcagatttcaaaaaagatgTCATTAAGTTCAATTGGCACTTTATCAAACTCGAGGACATACTGGTCAAGCAGGCAGCTTACATGACTATTGCATCCTTCATTTCAAGGTTTGAATTTCCTATCCGAGTGGTGACGCAGGTATTTGTTGCAATTTTAAGATGCTCGCAAGCAGAAGCAAGATTCCTAGCTCGCCAATCATTAGATATCCTTGCACCTGTTATACACAAACGTATGGATGAAGCAGGAACACCTAACACTTGGGTTAATTGGGTGAAGAGAGTTCTTTTCGAGAACAACTCAGCACAGAACAATACATTGTATCagttcttgatcaatcaCCCAGatttattttttgattCCAGAGATCTCTTCATGTCTCACATCATTGTTCACATGAGCAAAGTGACATTCATGTCGAACAGCACTCCTGAGAATCATACGCTTGCGATTGATTTAGCTTCACTAGTTCTCTACTGGGAAGACAAAGCACTAGAAATTAAAAGCGTGAAAAAAGAGAGTGGCGAAGATGCTGATGTTGACATGGGCACTGAAAATGAGGTTGAAACAAACGTAGACGAGAAGCAACCGGCTAAGTCCAATCTGGTTATTGAATACTCCGTGCCAATGAATCTCCGCGAGACATGTGTTGCTTTCCTCATACGGTATATCTGTTCCAGCAACCATAGAGCTTCTGAATCAGAACTAGGCTTAAGGGCACTCAAAATTTTATCGAGTTTCTTGTCCGAAAGGCACTGGCCAAATGTGAACGTGAAGCTCTTTTACTTcgaaaaatttttgatgTATCAGGACCTGGGTTCAGAGAACATTTTATACTATTGCATGAATGCTCTTGATGTGTTGTatgttttcttcaagaacaaatcgGCTAAGTGGATCATGGAGAATTTGACTACGATCCAGAATCTTTTGGATAAATGCTTGCGGGTAGACCACCATGATATTCAAGAGGCCTTACAAAAGGTTTTGGCCGTCATTCTGAAGTCAattaaagaagaagaggtgATTGCGGAGGTCGAGGAAGAGACCCCAGGTAAGATGTTCATAAAAACACTAACAACAACCATCGAGCAGGATCTACAGGGCACCTCATCGGTTGCTGCAGGTATCATGCTTGTATGGACCTTGTTTATGGTGTTCCCACAAACCGTTGACCCTTTATTGGGATCAATTATGAGAACGTTCAGTAAACTGTGCAAAGATCATTTGAGCACTTCACAACCAAAAGACGCCACTGGCGTGGAGGAAGCTAGGATCACCACTGGTTTATTAGAAAAACTCCTATGTTTACTTTCACTGAAAGTGTCTGTCCTTGGAGACTCACGTCGTCCATTCCTATCGACAGTAGCTCTTTTGATCGATCGTTCAATGGATCAGAACTTTCTGAGGAAGATTGTTACCATATCCAGAAATTGGGTCTTCAataatgaaattttccCCACTGTCAAAGAGAAAGCAGCCATCTTAACCAAGATGTTAGCTTTCGAGGTTCGGGGCGAACCATCATTGTCAAAGCTATTCTACGAAATAATTCTCGATTTGTTTGACCAAGAACATTTCAACAACACCGAAATTACGGTGAGGATGGAACAACCATTTCTGGTTGGCACTAGAGTGAAGGACCAGACGATAAGGAGAAAGTTCATGACAATACTGGATAACAGCTTGGATAGGGATGTTAAGGAGAGACTGTACTACGTCCTTCGAGATCAGAATTGGGAATTTATAGCTGATTATCCATGGTTGAACCAAGCATTGCAGCTTTTGTATGGTTCTTTCGTTAAGGACTATACTTTAACTTTGATCGATGTTTACAGCTTATCCACCCCAGCAACCCTCAAAGAATTCCTACCAAAAAACATCCTCGTTCCAACAGAGTCTGAGAACTCAGGTTTGTCCTCATTCATCAAATCCCATATTGCatcctttgaaaatttATGTGATGTTAAGGCTGCAGATATTTTTGAACCACTGATCGAACTATTCTACGAGGATTCCGAAGTCATTCACAAAACCTGGGTAAGCGTATTTCCTCAGGCATACAGATGTATTCCCCGCAATGAGAAGTATGGATTTGTCCGATCCTTGATAACGCTTCTGTCGAAACAATATCACTCCAGGCAGATAACGTCTAAGAACAATGTCGTCAGTATGCTGTTGGACTCCATAAGCAGAGTTGATTCTTTAGAACTTCCTCCACATCTCGTCAAATATCTTGCGATTTCGTACAACTCCTGGTATCAGTGCATAAAGATTCTGGAGGCCATTCCAATAAACACCTCCATCGACAACACCAAAATCATTGAAGCAAACGAGGACGCGCTTTTGGAGCTCTACGTCAATTtacaagaggaagatatGTTTCATGGATtatggagaagaagagcaaaGTACACTGAAACAAACGTTGCACTATCGTATGAACAGGCAGGCCTCTGGGACAAAGCTCAACAGCTCTACGAAGTTGCCCAAATTAAGGCTCGTAGTGGAGCACTTCCTTACTCAGAGTCTGAGTATGCCTTATGGGAGGAcaattggattctttgTGCCGAAAAACTGCAAAATTGGGATATATTGACTGAACTTGCAAAACATGAAGGGTTCACCGATTTGCTTCTAGAGTGTGGATGGAGGGTAGCTGATTGGAGTGCCGATAGGGAAGCTCTCGAGCAATCAGTAAAGAGCGTCATGGATGTTCCAACACCACGTAGACAAATGTTCGAGACATTCTTGGCACTTCAAAATTTCGCTGACACCAGGAAGGGCGATCAAGAGGTAAGGCGGTTCTGCGACGAGGGTATACAATTGAGTCTCCATAAGTGGGCATCATTGCCAGAAAGGTATACACCTGCACACAAATGGCTCTTGCACGGGTTTCAGCAATACATCGAATTTTTGGAAGCAACTCAAGTCTACGCCAACTTACATTCAACTACAGTTCAAAATCTGGATGTCAAAGCCCAAGAAGTTAAGCGGGTGTTACAGGCCTGGAGAGATCGTCTTCCAAATATATGGGACGATGTCAATATGTGGAACGATTTGGTCACATGGAGACAGCACGCATTTCAGGTTATAAACAGTGCTTATTTGCCTTTGATTCCAGCTCTACAGCAATCCAGTAGTAATAGTAACGTCAATACGCACGCGTATCGGGGCTATCATGAGATTGCTTGGGTGATCAATAGGTTTGCTCATGTTGCTCGTAAGCATAATATGCCTGATGTCTGCATAAGCCAGCTGGCGCGCATATACACGTTGCCTAACATTGAAATTCAAGAGGCCTTCCTCAAACTGCGCGAACAAGCCAAATGTCATTACCAAAATATGAATGAGCTGACAACTGGGTTAGACGTGATTAGTAACACCAATCTGGTATATTTCGGCACTGTCCAGAAAGCAGAATTCTTTACGCTAAAGGGTATGTTCTTGTCCAAGTTGAGAGCTCACGACGAAGCAAATCAGGCTTTCGCCACTGCAGTTCAAATCGATCTAAACCTGGCCAAGGCCTGGGCACAATGGGGATTCTTTAATGATCGTCGTTTGTCGGAAGAACCTAATAATATCAGTTTCGCAAGTAACGCTATCAGCTGTTATCTACAAGCTGCAGGTTTGTACAAAAATGCCAAGACAAGAAAGCTGTTGTGTAGGATCTTGTGGTTAATCAGTATGGATGATTCGTCTGGCTCGCTAACTAACGCGTTTGAGTCTTTCCGTGGCGAGATACCAGTGTGGTACTGGATAACATTTATTCCTCAACTGTTAACATCACTCTCTCACAAAGAAGCAAACATGGTGCGCCAAATACTAATCCGCATTGCCAAGAGTTATCCACAGGCACTGCACTTCCAGTTGCGTACAACTAAGGAAGATTTTGCTGTGATACAGCGACAGACGATGGCAGTCATGGGAGAGAGAAATGAAAATCAATCTCAAAACGGAAGTCAGAACAATGGTCCACGCCAACCTTGGGAGCATTTGCAGGAGCTGAATAATATCTTAAAAACAGCATACCCACTATTAGCATTGTCTCTCGAGTCATTGGTCGCTCAAATAAATGAGCGCTTTAAAACCAGCACTGACGAGGATTTATTCCGGTTGATCAATGTATTACTAATTGATGGAACTTTCAATTATAATCGTCTTCCATTTCCTAGAGGCAAACCTAAGCTCCCTGCAAATACAGAAACGAACCTCATTCGGTTCTCAGAAACATTGCTAGCACCCCATATAAGGCCTAAATTCAATGCGGACTTTATCGATAGTAAACCTGACTTTGAAACATACATCAAGAGGCTAAGATACTGGCGTAAACGTTTGGAAAATAAACTTGACAGGGCACCAAAGGTTGAAAACCTGGAAAAACTATGCCCTCATTTGAGCAACTTCCATCATCAAAAATTCGAGGAAATCGAAATACCAGGTCAGTATCTGCTAAACAAAGACAGCAATATGCATTTCGTGAAGATTGCAAGGTTCTTGCCTCGTTTGGACTTTGTTAGAGGTACCCACTCCTCGTACAGGAGGCTGATAATCCGTGGCAGTGATGGTGGACTACACTACTTTGCTGTACAATACCCGTCGGTGCGTCACTCGAGGCGTGAAGAACGGATGTCTCAATTATTCAGACTCTTCAATCGGTCGTTGTCAAAGAATGTTCAAACTAGAAGTCGTGACGTCGAGTTTACTTTACCTATTGCGGTGCCATTGTCTCCCCAAGTCCGGCTAATGAATGACAATCCAGCATACAAGACATTACATCAAATCTACGATCAATACTGTGCTAAGAAAAATATGGACCCTGACACCATTCAAGACTTTGTGACAGAGCAACTGAATATTGCTCATGACAAAGCTCTACCGACTCCAGATCTCACTGTTGTCAAGGTTGAGATTTTCAGTTCCATTCAATCTATGTTTTTGCCTACTACAGTTCTGACAGATTACTTTATGGCATTGTTCAGTCAATTCGAAGATTTCTGGCTCTTCAGAAAGCAATTTGCCTCTCATTATGGTGCTTTTGTGTTCATGACCTatatgatgatgataaacaATCGGACTCCTCATAAGATACACGTGGATGAAAGGTCAGGCAATGTGTTTACTTTAGAGATGTTGCCTTCAAGGTATCCATATGAAAGAGTGAAACCGCTCATGAAAACCCAAGACCTAAATCTACCTCTTGATGCTCCAATCTTCCACAATAACGAACCAGTGCCTTTTAGACTAACTCCAAATATTCAGAAGCTCATTGGTGATTCTGCTTTGGAAGGTATATTTGCCGTGGATATGTTTGCCATTTCGCGCGCTTTAATGGAGCCAGACAATGAGTTGAACACATACCTGACATTGTTCATTCGCGATGAAGTGATCTCTTGGTTCAGTAATTTACACCGTCCAATTGCTGAGAACCCTCAACTACGGGAGATGATTCAAACAAACGTGGACTTGATCATCAGGAAAGTTGCTCAACTTGGTCATTTGAGTTCAAATCCTGCGGTCACAACCCAGTTCATTCTAGATTGTATCAGTTCTGCTGTCAATCCAAGAAACTTGGCTAAAACCGACTTGAACTATCTTCCATGGTTCTAG